aaaaagcaaaaagtaaAGAACCTGAACGATCAGTCAacattagaaattttcaatcagattattttcaagttgcaatattttattctatgcatacatataatagGAAGTTTAATTTCCAGGCTACCGGCATTCTCATTAATAAAAAAGGGCCGATTTCGGCTGAAATTTATAGATATCTTTACCGTATGTATCGCCATGAATCCACAAATTTGTACGGAGGCCTAAATGGTCACATATCGCAATAAATAGAATTTAACTAATTTCCTGAAAAGTTTCTAAATTTTTAGAAATGGAGTTCGAATCATGGATGAACCATCAGTTTCATTGGTTTTGCGTGTGCAAACCGTGACATCTTccccaattttctttttttcagaaacATGGATCTAAAAATGGTCAGTCATGATTCTCTGCAGAAGATCTCAGATTAATCTTGTATTTTGAgagtgattaaaaattttcctagCGAAATATACGAAATATACGAAATTTTTCCTAGCGTAAATatgcgaaatttcaattttatttctccataTCGCTTGACATATTTCGAATTGCTAGACCGCAGGATGCCCTGTTTATAGGAGTAATAAGTTCAGCTGTCCCATTTGAGCCTCCGCCCTCTCACGTACCCTCGGGACCAGCTGTAGCTCCGTGACCCAGTTATCCCGGTGTGCGTCCTTCGGCGACCTCGCCTGACCCCGATGACCTCGTCGTGAACTTGACCCGTCTCAGCAACCGCTCCATGACGTCGCTGCCCGCCCCAACCTTATAATACGTAAGGGTTGCGCGAACGTAAACGTAGTTGACAAGCCCAGAGATTCAGCAACAAGGGGTGCGACTAGTTGCTAATTGATCGGCTGTCGCTTTACGTCGCGGCTCTTCCGGGGTGCGTGGCACCTGGTTGTACCCAATTTAATTCATTGACGCGAATTATGGTCTGGCTGTTTATGCAAATACAAACATGTAGCTATGTAATtagttccaaaaaaaaaaaaaaaaaattcaagtagtCTGTgagaatgatgatgatggtaaaTGTAGAAGATAAGAATCAGATTCACATCTTTCGAAATTGTAATACACATCAGTTATTATTGATGGAATTTTCTGTGTGAATCAtatttcggatcgaaaaatgattgaaacgGTACATCTGAAGATCATTTGTACTAATGATTCCAGTAAACGCGGTGTCTAGAGAAAAGTTGGTAccgttttttccctccccttaTATCGGTATCTTGAGAGCTCGAGATGATGTCAAGATGACGACGTGAACATATAATACACGGGtcagatttcaaaaaattcaggaCTTCATCTCAAATTCAGAATTATTCGTCAAAAATGtggtaatttttctcttcagcgGTTAACATGAACCGGGTAATTTTAGTTTCATCCCCTTCGAAGTCTCGATAtctcaatatttttcagtcgCGCGGTAGAACAAAGCCAGATGCTTCCAACGGCGAAGAAGAaagtttacctttttttttttaagtttttttttttagaagtCGAGCGAGAATGTTCATTGACGAGATGCGCGTTGCGCATTGATACCTGTGCACCGTatcatacataggtatatatttcgaAAAGTTCACCGGTTACTGGGATAGAGATTGAACGTTGTGAAGGAACCCTTAGCCGGGTTGGGCGCAGGTCCCAATCGATTCATCGTCTGTGTAAGACGCGGAGGAGTGAGGATAGCCTCCGTCGACGAGCGGCAACGAGAATACCGTCGCTTCCATCCTGACAACGAACTGCTGGCTGCACCTACGAATATCCCGATACAATAGAGTAAATATGGCGCTGGATTTTGCAGCCACCTACAAAGTTCTTGTATTAGGAGATTCAAATGTTGGTAAAACTTGCATTGTTCATCGTTACTGCGATGAGCGATACTATGACACTTACATATCAACCATAGGTGAGTCGAATATTCCTTTCTGTaaacataaaatattttcgattgatcagttgtcatttttttttttttgctaaagCTAATCATGCAATTGCaatattgtttgtttttctttcagtcTAATCGTCATCCCGTTGCcaattaaatgatttttatcccGTTCCTATTGCCATCAGTTTGTCTATTTCAAATTCTGTTCTGCggggtggaattttttttttttttgttacaggtACTACACCTATACCGTTTGATGGGTCAATGTTTGCAATGTATAGGTAGTTTCGCGGCGCCTAGCTGTCTGTCGCGAAAGACGTTGTCGCCTACTTCTTAAACTAcgccattttgaaaatgaatttgaataaaattttcaaattaaaaaaaaaccctgcACCCTCTCAAAGGACGAAGTTTTATTTCATGCTTTAACGGTCTACGTAAAGGGTTGTTATGGTTCCTCACTGTCGGAACGTCGTGTCGTCGTCGGCACGAATCATTCATTATACCTTATGTAGTTTTAGTAGATTGAATCGTGATGAAATACAGAGTAGTTCaatgaatattaaatataggtatagctgTAACCTGATCTTCAACAGCCCGCCAGATTTTCCGGTTTTCTCACCGACGGTCTTTCGTGTAATGAATCGCAATCATATGACTTTGGTTACAGATTTGATAGGGCTGTGACAGACGGATATCAAAGAAAATAGGGATGAATGATACTATGGTGTAGTATCGcctaaataaaaaattagacaaCCCTAGTCTTTTCtaatttacaaatattttagATCTAGACACATTGCCACCCGCATCTGTGTTTTAACTAAACTAATACGCAAATTTTAATGGTCCATAATGAAATAACAGCAAACAATTTCATTCCTGCAGGCATtgattttaaacaaaaaataataaacttgGATGGAACTCCGATAAAACTTCAAATATGGTAAGTGATTTTCATATTCGatctcgttgaaaataattataatttatatcaatGCAGGATATGAGCTAATTTTATATCCATGGATGTTGACCTTACTCACAGTACAATGAACCACATCAACATCATCTTCCGTTTCAGGGATACCGCCGGCCAGGAAAGATTCAGAACTCTTACGACGGCCTACTATCGCGGGGCGATGGGGATCCTCTTGATGTACGACGTGACCAGTATGGAGAGTTTCAATCACCTTTCCTATTGGCTTCGCAATATCCAAGAGGTAGTTATAACGATGAGATAAAGCGAGGGTATATTTACTTGATCCACCGAAAACtgtgaagaaaattatgagACGACTTCAAAGGGTCTATTTCTAC
The sequence above is a segment of the Athalia rosae chromosome 5, iyAthRosa1.1, whole genome shotgun sequence genome. Coding sequences within it:
- the LOC105685919 gene encoding ras-related protein Rab-8A, which gives rise to MALDFAATYKVLVLGDSNVGKTCIVHRYCDERYYDTYISTIGIDFKQKIINLDGTPIKLQIWDTAGQERFRTLTTAYYRGAMGILLMYDVTSMESFNHLSYWLRNIQENASPDVVKVLAANKCDATSHRAVDAARGNKIADNFDMPFFEVSCKENINIEEAFLTLARRIREQRGRRASLFEASEREGANPVITAQSPSQQGDAWRCAC